ACTAAATGAAATCCCAAGGATAGACTTTTAATACAGCAGGGATCGACTCCCGGCGTGTCTTATAACTCTCCCGAGTGTCATTGAACATCAAATTGGGCATAATCAGGGTTCCCAAGGTTTCCACTTAATTGGTTCGTTATCGTTTGCAATTTCTACATCACAATCCGTCGCATCGCAACGGGGATGGAGAAGAAGCCCAAGCACACCAAACCTCGAAATTTGTAGACTTAAAAGCTTGCATTATTCCATTAATCACCATGAACAGAATTTTCCACACTAGTGACTGGAGTACCTGAAAATCTTTCCCACTGCAGATTTTATAAGTGTACAAATCCACTTGCTACCCTGAAAAACTCATTTGCTTCCTGATATTTGCTTAACACGACATTGTGGAGAGGGTGGATGGGTTCCAAGAGGTTGGAGTATGGACCTACAACATCCCAGGGCAAAGGCGGCGAATCTGCATGCTTTGACTGGCTGTACTGACACACCGTGAGGCCGCTTAGACAATAACACGTGTGGTAGAAGTCTCGAAACTTTCCGGGTTTGTCCCTGAATCCACCCTCCGGCAACTGCATCAAAGCATGAAAGGTCACAACACTGCATATCCTCACAATTGGCAGCAGCATATCAGGGTGAGATCGATGATTAAGGACACAAGAATTTAGCGTCTTAAAGGTCAATCGGTATCATCGAAACTAATCTCTCGTTCTATACAAATGGTACTCTGCTGATTATAGAGTGCTAGTGAAGACATCAGAAAGGTACATGCTACAGCAATCAGCAACTTTAACTGCATAGATTGTCTACTGCATGACAAACATTTGAAATCACAAGACCCTACTAAGATTATAAATCACCACACAGCAACTTAAACCCTGCAGAATGCAAATGGGAATTCGTTTCTACCAAATATTGGATTTGGACATGGGAGTTATCAAAGACCTTCAATTATAGATACACAAAAGCACAAAGCTTCTTTAACAAACTATGCACAAGTACCTGAGAGCATAGAAGAATGTATTGCTGCAAGGCTGAGCTGTTGAAGAGAGATCCCCCCTCCGCACATCTTTCATGAAAATTATAACTGGCATTTCCAGTGTTTTCGGAACAGGAAGCACTCTGAGGGCCTGCAAAGAAGCAATTTCACATGTAACAACAAATAAGACATGACAACTTGACGAATTAATTTAGGTTCATATCCCACATGACATGAGTGATATCCATAATGGAAGCAGACAGCACATATTTTTTTATCGCAAACAGACTGGGATCAACAAGCACGAAAGAAAGTTCATTTTTGCAAAGCAAAGGGAAGTAAAAACAGAgactatattttatttataagacATACCTCCCTGTTTGAACTGGCAGGTCCCATCAACTTGAGGAGAAGCACTCTCCAGATTGTTTTCCTGTTCTTCCTGTTCAGACACATTGGATGCAGCATATAGAGATGAATCTATTGAATCTGTTGAttcatcttctcctccttctgATAGACCAAATGGATGCAATTTTTGCAGCAATGCACAAGCTCCACCCTGAAAGTTCCTTTTTTTAGTACCACAATCAGCCAACTGGAACCAAAACAGTCAAAACAGAAATTACCTGCCAAAAGGAATAACAACCATCAACCAATTTATTGACTCTCCCTTGAAAGCCACATTCTACTCCTTGGCGAAACACCACCCAATCCTGACAGAACAAAGCATAGCTGAATTGTACTTCAAACAAAACAACAGacaacagaaaagaagaagagcagacaAAGAACTTATCATAGACTCTCACAAAACCATCAAGATGATAGACACGATAAGTTTTAAATGTATAAAAGGTAGCAATTAGCCAGACGTAAATGGCAGACGTAACAGTTGAAAGAGAGGCAAGTAAGGATAGTGTTGTGACTTACAATTAATCTAGATAAGTCCAACCGATCGGCCTCATTGATTAAAATCATTGTTGCCAACCCACAAAATGTATATCTGTCAAACCCAGAACGGAAGTATTAAGAAAATTTCATGGTAAGACAAACACATAGCCACGTTAACATGGAGGAAGAACAATGAACAGAAAACAACTTCATGGCCATCCAAACGACTTATTCCTGACATTAAGCAACAGACACCACTTCTAAGCACTTTGATGAAACATACCCACCATGAGCTTCAGAACCAGGTTCTCCTGCAATCCCACCCTCATATGTCTGACAACTGCATAGAGCCCAAGGATAGAGCTTTCAGCACATTACAGTTTTCAATAATGAATAAGA
Above is a window of Eucalyptus grandis isolate ANBG69807.140 chromosome 9, ASM1654582v1, whole genome shotgun sequence DNA encoding:
- the LOC104419274 gene encoding protein farnesyltransferase subunit beta — protein: MPIGIAASFRFAGPRKEKKKKLGGARMEPPPPPPPPSGTTVTQRDQWTVEQEVGRIYSFFAQLPPAAQSFALEVQRDNHIEYLTRGLRGLAPSFGSLDASRPWICYWIIHSLALLGEPIDAELEESIIDFLSRCQDPSGGYGGGPGQLPHLATTYAAVNSLITLGGSRSLSSINRDKVHNFLRQMKQPSGGFRMHDGGEIDVRACYTAISVASTLNILDDELAEKVGDFILSCQTYEGGIAGEPGSEAHGGYTFCGLATMILINEADRLDLSRLIDWVVFRQGVECGFQGRVNKLVDGCYSFWQGGACALLQKLHPFGLSEGGEDESTDSIDSSLYAASNVSEQEEQENNLESASPQVDGTCQFKQGGPQSASCSENTGNASYNFHERCAEGGSLFNSSALQQYILLCSQLPEGGFRDKPGKFRDFYHTCYCLSGLTVCQYSQSKHADSPPLPWDVVGPYSNLLEPIHPLHNVVLSKYQEANEFFRVASGFVHL